The proteins below are encoded in one region of Streptomyces cyanogenus:
- a CDS encoding DUF6421 family protein — MTEILVQSGAEDRVSPLTRVVEHPAWPVLKDAVEQIRPWQSTDGSIDFDAEGAPRRADAVTAVERVADAVEQLSPLLPHDAAYHQALVKDLRRWAEGGFQVPDFLDSLLAFQPAANRADGLQHLVVFPMYTQNGNPDRNLEAVVLRMVWPDWLAELERTRYDNPLFCGITFEDFTSGYDTNSAVLFPETIAVREAPERFSWGGIFCDREAARFRRVTEAAVDILGLELPEDIAAMVHDQKRCEEAFVLWDMVHDRTHSHGDLPFDPFMIKQRQPFWMYGLEELRCDLTAFKEAVKLQADGVPQARDVQYAVLFDRMFRFPVTGDRNRNYDGLGGQLLFAYLHKHDVVRWTDNKLSIDWERAPQVTNQLCADIEKLYKDGIDRPKLVHWFAGYELVSTYLAPHPGSKWAKGPDALDLTQPPRKLVDDVLPDEFPLSMFYEALSKKLKNVIASTKGITADGAERVAA; from the coding sequence CCGTGCTCAAGGATGCCGTGGAGCAGATCCGGCCATGGCAGTCGACGGACGGATCGATCGACTTCGACGCCGAGGGCGCCCCGCGGCGGGCCGACGCCGTGACGGCCGTCGAGCGTGTCGCGGACGCGGTCGAGCAGCTCTCCCCGCTGCTCCCGCACGATGCCGCCTACCACCAGGCGCTGGTGAAGGACCTCCGCCGCTGGGCCGAGGGCGGCTTCCAGGTGCCGGACTTCCTTGACTCCCTGCTGGCCTTCCAGCCGGCCGCGAACCGGGCGGACGGCCTGCAGCACCTGGTCGTCTTCCCGATGTACACGCAGAACGGCAACCCCGACCGCAACCTCGAAGCGGTCGTGCTGCGCATGGTCTGGCCGGACTGGCTGGCCGAGCTGGAGCGCACCCGTTACGACAACCCGCTCTTCTGTGGCATCACCTTCGAGGACTTCACCTCGGGCTACGACACCAACTCCGCCGTGCTCTTCCCGGAGACCATCGCCGTCCGTGAGGCGCCGGAACGTTTCTCCTGGGGTGGCATCTTCTGTGACCGCGAGGCCGCCCGCTTCCGCCGCGTGACCGAGGCCGCCGTGGACATCCTGGGCCTGGAGCTGCCCGAGGACATCGCCGCGATGGTCCACGACCAGAAGCGCTGCGAGGAGGCCTTCGTCCTGTGGGACATGGTCCACGACCGCACCCACAGCCACGGCGACCTGCCGTTCGACCCGTTCATGATCAAGCAGCGCCAGCCGTTCTGGATGTACGGCCTGGAGGAGCTGCGCTGTGACCTCACCGCCTTCAAGGAGGCCGTGAAGCTCCAGGCGGACGGCGTCCCGCAGGCCCGTGACGTGCAGTACGCGGTGCTCTTCGACCGGATGTTCCGCTTCCCCGTCACGGGCGACCGCAACCGCAACTACGACGGCCTCGGCGGCCAGCTGCTCTTCGCCTACCTGCACAAGCACGACGTCGTCCGCTGGACCGACAACAAGCTCTCCATCGACTGGGAGCGCGCCCCGCAGGTCACCAACCAGCTGTGCGCCGACATCGAGAAGCTCTACAAGGACGGCATCGACCGCCCGAAGCTGGTGCACTGGTTCGCCGGCTACGAGCTGGTCTCCACCTACCTCGCCCCGCACCCCGGTTCCAAGTGGGCCAAGGGCCCGGACGCCCTGGACCTGACCCAGCCCCCGCGCAAGCTGGTGGACGATGTGCTTCCGGACGAGTTTCCGCTGAGCATGTTCTATGAGGCCCTGTCCAAGAAGCTGAAGAACGTGATCGCCTCCACCAAGGGCATCACGGCGGACGGCGCCGAGCGGGTCGCCGCGTGA
- a CDS encoding SDR family oxidoreductase — protein sequence MRNGANGPLSGAVIAVAGAGGPAGRATLLRLAEAGATVVGADNDPQRLSEAVDAARYASGGASVTGDTVDLLNLESTRDWAAHIEKDFGRVDGLVHLVGGWRGSETFTKTSLDDWDFLELLLVKTVQHTSLAFHEALQRSERGRYVLISAAGASKPTAGNAAYSAAKAAAEAWTLAMADFFRKAGGAEGPTSAATILVVKALVHDAMRAERPNAKFAGFTDVKDLAQAIEGVWSKPAAEVNGNRLWLTEKP from the coding sequence ATGAGGAACGGCGCGAACGGACCTCTCAGCGGTGCGGTGATCGCGGTGGCCGGCGCGGGTGGACCCGCCGGCCGCGCGACGCTGCTGCGCCTGGCCGAGGCCGGGGCGACCGTCGTCGGCGCGGACAACGACCCGCAGCGGCTGTCGGAGGCCGTGGACGCGGCCCGCTACGCCTCGGGTGGAGCCTCCGTCACCGGCGACACGGTGGACCTGCTGAACCTGGAGTCCACCCGGGACTGGGCCGCGCACATCGAGAAGGACTTCGGGCGGGTCGACGGCCTGGTGCACCTGGTCGGTGGCTGGCGCGGCAGCGAGACCTTCACCAAGACCAGCCTCGACGACTGGGACTTCCTGGAGCTGCTGCTCGTCAAGACCGTGCAGCACACCTCCCTGGCGTTCCACGAGGCCCTGCAGCGCAGCGAGCGCGGCCGTTACGTCCTGATCAGTGCGGCCGGCGCCTCGAAGCCGACCGCCGGTAACGCGGCCTACTCCGCGGCCAAGGCCGCCGCCGAGGCGTGGACGCTCGCCATGGCCGACTTCTTCCGCAAGGCGGGGGGCGCCGAGGGGCCGACGTCCGCGGCTACGATCCTGGTGGTGAAGGCGCTGGTGCACGACGCGATGCGCGCCGAACGCCCCAACGCGAAGTTCGCGGGCTTCACGGACGTCAAGGACCTGGCCCAGGCCATCGAGGGTGTCTGGAGCAAGCCCGC